One window of the Burkholderiales bacterium genome contains the following:
- a CDS encoding DMT family transporter, with translation MFTKQKLVPVSALLTGAIVWGLIWYPYRILQEAGIAGDIATFITYFLALLAGLLVYRGAFKEIGRASWIVLWIGLSAGWTNLAYVLAVIEGEVVRVLLLFYLAPLWTVILAGTLLEERINTYGLLVVILSLAGAVTMLWHLESGWPLPQNSAEWLGLSAGFMFAVSNVLARKAHGISLQLKALSIWAGVALFGLVVAAGTGHGLPSRLGGYDGLLLLLVALVIFLVNPVVQYGLSHVSANRAIVIFMFELVVGAVSAYVLADEAVSLQDTIGGAMIIAASLLSGRLELESQENPA, from the coding sequence TTGTTCACAAAACAAAAATTGGTGCCGGTTTCCGCACTTTTAACCGGCGCCATAGTTTGGGGCCTCATCTGGTATCCCTACCGGATTTTGCAAGAAGCGGGGATTGCCGGTGATATCGCCACTTTTATCACTTATTTCTTGGCCCTGCTAGCGGGGCTCCTCGTTTACCGCGGAGCTTTCAAGGAGATTGGCCGTGCTTCATGGATCGTGTTGTGGATAGGCTTAAGCGCGGGCTGGACCAATCTCGCCTACGTGCTGGCGGTGATTGAAGGCGAGGTGGTGCGAGTGCTGCTGCTTTTTTACCTCGCGCCGCTATGGACGGTGATTTTGGCGGGAACGCTGCTAGAGGAGAGGATCAATACCTACGGCTTGCTGGTGGTGATTCTTTCGTTAGCAGGTGCGGTCACCATGTTGTGGCATCTGGAGAGCGGCTGGCCTTTGCCGCAAAATTCCGCGGAATGGCTGGGATTATCCGCCGGCTTTATGTTCGCCGTGTCCAACGTGCTTGCCCGCAAGGCGCATGGCATCAGCCTGCAACTGAAAGCGCTGAGCATCTGGGCCGGCGTGGCGTTATTCGGTTTGGTGGTGGCGGCCGGTACCGGGCATGGTTTGCCTTCACGGCTTGGCGGCTACGATGGGTTGTTGCTGCTGCTGGTGGCGCTGGTGATATTTCTGGTTAACCCGGTGGTGCAATACGGCTTGAGTCACGTGAGCGCCAACCGCGCGATAGTCATATTCATGTTCGAACTGGTGGTGGGAGCGGTATCCGCTTATGTATTGGCCGATGAAGCAGTGAGCCTGCAGGATACAATTGGCGGCGCGATGATTATCGCGGCGAGCCTGCTTTCAGGTCGCCTGGAACTGGAGTCGCAGGAAAATCCCGCCTGA
- the ligA gene encoding NAD-dependent DNA ligase LigA encodes MKAPAEVVDRVRALRESIERCNYEYYALAAPTVPDSEYDRLFAELVDLETKYPQLVTLDSPTQRVGAAPLKEFAQVVHHMPMLSLNNAFNDDEVAAFDRRAREGLGTEEEIEYAVEPKFDGLAVGLTYEKGTLVSGATRGDGFTGEEVTANLRTIKVIPLRLPARGLPALFEVRGEVLILKRDFEKLNRLQRDKNEKEFANPRNAAAGSLRQLDSRITASRRLAFFAYGVGRAEGGALPRDKHSKLMDYLVQLRFPVASERKMVRGIKGLLDYYRRIGEKRDSLPYDIDGVVYKVNDFGLQEKLGFVARAPRFAMAHKFPAQEALTEVLDIQVQVGRTGALTPVARLKPVFVGGANVTNATLHNEDEVRRKDVWHGDMVVVRRAGDVIPEVVSVARKGPRRGGDYFKMPKQCPICHSKVVRSEDEAVARCSGGLFCPAQRKQALLHFASRRAMDIEGLGEKLVDQLVDNQVVKTPADLYKLGLTALANLERMAEKSAGNVLAAIAKSRRTTLPRFIYALGIRNVGEATAKGLARHFGSLDKLMQADAETLLQVQDVGPVVAQSIAQFFAERHNREVIKQMRGCGVSWAEGEGMPAKTASVVNGKTFVLTGTLSHLTREEAKERIEALGGNVSGSVSGKTDYVIAGADPGSKLAKAQELGVKILDEAGLLKLLGK; translated from the coding sequence ATGAAAGCGCCGGCGGAGGTTGTCGACCGGGTTCGCGCCTTGCGTGAAAGCATCGAGCGCTGCAACTACGAATACTATGCGCTCGCGGCGCCGACTGTTCCCGACAGCGAATACGACAGGCTATTTGCCGAGTTGGTCGATCTGGAGACGAAATACCCACAACTGGTGACCCTCGATTCGCCCACGCAGCGCGTGGGCGCGGCTCCGCTCAAGGAGTTCGCGCAAGTCGTTCATCACATGCCGATGCTGTCGCTCAACAACGCGTTTAACGATGATGAGGTGGCGGCGTTTGACCGCCGGGCGCGCGAGGGTCTGGGAACGGAAGAGGAAATCGAATACGCTGTTGAGCCAAAATTTGACGGCCTGGCGGTGGGGCTGACCTATGAAAAAGGAACGCTGGTCAGCGGCGCCACCCGCGGCGACGGCTTTACCGGCGAAGAGGTCACCGCCAACTTGCGCACCATCAAAGTCATTCCGCTGCGGCTTCCCGCGCGCGGCCTGCCGGCTTTGTTTGAGGTGCGCGGGGAAGTCCTGATACTGAAGCGGGATTTCGAAAAACTCAATCGGTTGCAGCGGGATAAAAACGAAAAGGAATTTGCCAATCCGCGCAATGCCGCCGCCGGGTCGCTGCGGCAATTGGATTCGCGCATCACCGCCAGCCGCAGGCTGGCATTCTTCGCCTATGGCGTTGGCCGGGCGGAAGGAGGGGCGTTGCCGCGCGACAAGCACAGCAAGCTGATGGATTATCTGGTACAACTGCGCTTTCCGGTGGCATCTGAACGCAAGATGGTGCGAGGGATAAAAGGCTTGCTCGATTATTACCGCCGCATCGGCGAAAAACGCGACAGCCTGCCTTATGACATAGACGGCGTGGTGTACAAAGTCAATGATTTCGGTCTGCAGGAAAAGCTCGGGTTTGTGGCTCGCGCGCCGCGCTTTGCCATGGCCCACAAGTTCCCCGCTCAGGAGGCGCTGACCGAAGTGCTGGATATCCAAGTGCAGGTCGGGCGGACCGGCGCGCTTACCCCCGTCGCGCGGCTCAAGCCGGTGTTTGTCGGCGGGGCCAACGTCACCAATGCCACTCTGCACAACGAGGACGAAGTGAGGCGCAAAGACGTCTGGCACGGCGACATGGTGGTGGTGCGCCGCGCGGGCGATGTCATTCCCGAGGTGGTGAGTGTGGCGCGCAAGGGCCCGCGGCGGGGCGGAGATTATTTCAAGATGCCGAAGCAATGCCCCATATGCCATTCCAAAGTGGTGCGTTCCGAGGATGAAGCAGTGGCGCGTTGCAGCGGCGGGCTGTTCTGCCCCGCGCAACGCAAGCAGGCCCTTTTGCACTTTGCTTCGCGCCGAGCAATGGATATCGAAGGTCTGGGTGAGAAGCTGGTTGACCAGCTGGTGGACAATCAGGTCGTGAAAACGCCGGCGGATTTGTATAAGCTAGGGCTCACGGCGCTTGCCAATCTGGAGCGCATGGCTGAAAAATCCGCCGGCAATGTGCTGGCGGCGATTGCGAAGAGCAGGCGTACCACACTGCCGCGCTTCATTTACGCGCTTGGCATCCGCAATGTGGGAGAAGCGACGGCGAAAGGCCTGGCGCGGCACTTCGGCAGTCTCGACAAGCTGATGCAGGCCGACGCGGAGACCTTGCTGCAAGTGCAGGATGTCGGCCCGGTCGTGGCGCAAAGCATCGCGCAGTTTTTTGCCGAACGGCACAACCGTGAAGTGATTAAACAAATGCGCGGCTGCGGCGTAAGCTGGGCTGAAGGCGAAGGAATGCCAGCAAAAACCGCTAGCGTAGTGAACGGCAAAACCTTTGTACTCACCGGCACCCTGTCGCATCTGACGCGCGAGGAGGCGAAGGAGAGAATCGAAGCGCTGGGCGGCAACGTCAGCGGCAGCGTCTCCGGCAAAACCGATTATGTGATTGCTGGCGCCGACCCCGGCAGCAAGCTGGCCAAAGCGCAGGAATTGGGAGTGAAAATTCTCGATGAAGCGGGCCTGCTCAAGCTTCTGGGCAAGTGA
- the queF gene encoding preQ(1) synthase: MPTQANKNLETFLNPKAGRDYLIHMEIPEFTCLCPKTGQPDFAKLALDYIPDKKCVELKSLKLYLWSFRNEGAFHEAVTNRILDDLVNAVKPRYMRLTARFYVRGGIFTTVIAEHRKPGWEPPVQVDLQPFEEQSNTR; encoded by the coding sequence ATGCCGACTCAAGCCAATAAAAATCTGGAGACCTTTCTCAACCCCAAGGCAGGACGGGACTATCTGATTCACATGGAAATTCCCGAGTTTACCTGCCTTTGTCCAAAAACCGGCCAGCCGGATTTTGCCAAGCTCGCTCTCGACTACATTCCCGACAAGAAATGCGTGGAGCTGAAAAGCCTCAAGCTCTACCTCTGGTCTTTCCGCAACGAAGGCGCGTTCCACGAAGCCGTTACCAACCGCATTCTCGATGATTTGGTGAACGCGGTAAAACCGCGCTACATGCGCCTCACCGCCAGGTTTTATGTCCGCGGAGGAATTTTCACCACCGTGATCGCCGAACACCGCAAACCGGGCTGGGAACCTCCGGTTCAGGTTGATTTGCAGCCGTTCGAAGAACAATCGAACACGCGCTGA
- the def gene encoding peptide deformylase, with amino-acid sequence MAVKAVLKMGDPRLLEVAKQVEKFDTPELRQLIADMGDTMEALNGAGLAALQIGVGLQVAIFGVTRNPRYPDAEEVPYTVLINPRLTPLGEEMEEGWEGCLSVPGMRGLVPRYRRLRYQGRDQFGKAIDRSVEGFHARVVQHEYDHLQGILYPMRIRDLRDFGFNEVLFPSQLLQDE; translated from the coding sequence ATGGCGGTTAAAGCAGTTTTGAAAATGGGCGACCCGCGGCTTCTGGAAGTAGCGAAGCAGGTGGAAAAATTTGACACACCGGAGTTGCGCCAGCTGATTGCCGACATGGGCGACACCATGGAAGCGCTGAATGGCGCCGGGCTCGCCGCGCTGCAAATCGGCGTGGGTTTGCAAGTCGCCATTTTTGGCGTGACCCGCAATCCGCGCTACCCCGATGCCGAGGAAGTTCCTTATACCGTCCTGATTAATCCCAGGCTCACGCCACTGGGCGAAGAAATGGAAGAAGGCTGGGAAGGCTGCTTAAGCGTGCCGGGCATGCGCGGGCTGGTGCCGCGCTACCGGCGGCTGCGTTATCAAGGCCGCGACCAATTCGGCAAGGCAATCGACCGCAGCGTCGAAGGTTTTCATGCGCGCGTGGTGCAGCACGAATACGACCATTTGCAGGGAATCCTTTATCCGATGCGCATCCGCGACCTGCGCGATTTCGGCTTCAACGAAGTCTTGTTTCCAAGCCAGTTGCTGCAGGACGAGTAG
- the galU gene encoding UTP--glucose-1-phosphate uridylyltransferase GalU, which translates to MNKIRKAVFPVAGLGTRFLPATKASPKEMLPIVDKPLIQYAVEEAVRTGITELVFITGRGKRAIEDHFDKAYEVETELHARGKKELLKSVQEILPKNARCIYVRQPEAMGLGHAVLCAANVIGDEPFAVILADDLIDAEPSVIKQMTDIYRKYQCSVLGVQEVPRKDTSQYGIVKTDALAPRLHSITGIVEKPRPDKAPSTLGVVGRYILTPRIFHYLKSIKPGTGGEIQLTDAIAALLSEESVLAYEFRGARYDCGSKLGYLKATLAYAAKHPEVGKEFSSYLASLSKRV; encoded by the coding sequence ATGAACAAAATCCGCAAAGCCGTATTTCCCGTCGCCGGCCTGGGTACCCGCTTTTTGCCGGCAACCAAGGCCAGCCCCAAGGAAATGCTGCCCATCGTCGACAAGCCTTTAATCCAGTACGCGGTGGAAGAAGCGGTGCGCACCGGAATCACCGAGTTGGTGTTCATCACCGGCAGGGGCAAGCGCGCGATTGAAGACCATTTTGACAAAGCTTATGAAGTCGAAACCGAGCTGCACGCGCGCGGCAAAAAGGAGCTGCTTAAGTCGGTTCAGGAGATTCTTCCCAAGAACGCCAGATGTATTTATGTGCGACAGCCGGAGGCGATGGGGCTGGGACATGCCGTACTGTGCGCCGCCAACGTCATCGGCGATGAGCCGTTTGCAGTGATTCTCGCCGATGACCTGATTGATGCCGAGCCGTCCGTGATAAAGCAAATGACCGATATTTACCGCAAATATCAATGCTCGGTACTGGGAGTGCAGGAGGTGCCGAGAAAAGATACTTCGCAATACGGCATCGTCAAAACCGATGCCTTGGCGCCGAGGCTTCATAGTATTACCGGCATTGTGGAAAAACCAAGACCGGATAAGGCGCCTTCCACCTTGGGGGTGGTCGGCCGTTACATTCTCACGCCGCGAATTTTTCACTATTTGAAGAGCATCAAGCCGGGGACGGGAGGGGAGATCCAGCTCACCGACGCCATTGCCGCACTGCTCAGCGAAGAGTCGGTACTCGCCTATGAATTCAGGGGGGCGCGCTACGATTGCGGCTCGAAACTCGGCTATCTCAAGGCTACACTGGCTTACGCGGCCAAGCACCCGGAAGTAGGGAAAGAATTCAGCTCCTATCTCGCCTCGCTTAGCAAGCGGGTATAA
- a CDS encoding cell division protein ZipA C-terminal FtsZ-binding domain-containing protein, which yields MSDLQLSLLAIGILIVAATYAFNWLQERKYRRKSESAFKNQFHDVLLESRDTPGEERVEPRLGGIDTQKAPPASKPVFQSEAADAALDPEIALIAEVNRAQPFSAEETKMLAKRLLEFGRRAVGCGYNEMNRSWEKLAETDSVRCSRVKVGLQLADRSGCVKESQLALFYDLLQSFAEATAADLLLPDRNTALEQAVELDEFCAEVDISIGLNVIAQGGPAFPGTKLRALSEAAGLKLLGDGAYHCLNEQGESLYALFNHEAAPFTSEQIKNLSIPGVTLLLDVPRVASGVRVFDQMLACARQLAAALGGRLVDDNRAPLNDAGVEKIRVQLRVVYTLMERRNISAGSPRALRLFS from the coding sequence ATGAGCGACTTGCAACTTAGCTTGCTGGCAATCGGCATCCTTATCGTTGCCGCGACTTATGCATTCAACTGGCTGCAGGAGAGAAAATACCGGCGCAAGTCAGAGTCCGCTTTCAAAAACCAATTCCACGACGTCCTGCTGGAATCCCGGGATACGCCCGGCGAGGAAAGAGTGGAGCCGCGACTGGGGGGCATTGATACTCAGAAAGCGCCGCCAGCATCCAAGCCTGTGTTCCAATCGGAAGCTGCGGACGCCGCTCTCGATCCGGAGATTGCTTTAATTGCCGAAGTAAACCGCGCCCAGCCGTTTTCCGCTGAAGAGACGAAAATGCTGGCAAAACGCTTGCTCGAGTTCGGGCGCCGAGCAGTGGGTTGCGGCTATAACGAAATGAATCGGTCCTGGGAGAAACTGGCTGAAACCGATTCTGTGCGTTGTTCCCGGGTAAAAGTCGGCCTGCAGCTTGCCGACCGCTCGGGTTGCGTCAAGGAATCGCAGCTTGCCCTGTTCTATGATCTGCTCCAAAGTTTTGCCGAGGCAACCGCTGCCGACCTCTTGCTTCCCGATCGCAATACCGCGCTGGAACAAGCCGTGGAGCTCGACGAGTTTTGCGCCGAAGTGGATATTTCGATAGGACTTAACGTCATCGCCCAGGGCGGACCGGCTTTTCCTGGAACCAAGTTGCGCGCGCTGAGTGAGGCCGCCGGGCTCAAATTGTTGGGTGACGGCGCTTACCACTGCCTCAACGAGCAGGGGGAAAGCCTGTACGCGCTTTTCAATCATGAGGCGGCGCCGTTCACGTCGGAGCAAATCAAGAACCTTTCCATTCCCGGAGTGACCCTGCTCCTGGATGTACCGAGAGTGGCTTCCGGGGTGCGCGTTTTTGACCAGATGCTCGCCTGTGCCAGGCAGCTCGCGGCCGCGTTGGGCGGGAGGCTGGTGGACGACAACCGGGCCCCGCTTAATGATGCGGGGGTGGAAAAAATCCGTGTGCAACTGCGGGTCGTCTATACGCTCATGGAGCGACGCAATATCAGTGCGGGCAGTCCACGCGCTTTAAGGCTTTTTTCCTGA
- a CDS encoding hypoxanthine-guanine phosphoribosyltransferase, whose product MKLTKDKAWDILNSADEVCSATAVTDAIKRVAGEISAKLADQQPLVLSVMGGAVVFTGHLLPQLKFPLDFDYIHVSRYDDETRGSTINWKVVPRENVKGRVVLVVDDILDEGQTMAAIRERILAAGAKSFYCAVLVEKAIGKDKPIRADFVGVTVPNRYVFGCGMDAYGAWRNLPAIYALKQNG is encoded by the coding sequence TTGAAGCTTACAAAAGATAAAGCCTGGGATATCCTAAATTCTGCGGATGAAGTCTGTTCCGCCACTGCCGTTACGGATGCAATAAAACGTGTCGCCGGTGAAATCAGCGCAAAACTTGCCGACCAACAGCCTTTGGTATTAAGCGTCATGGGCGGCGCAGTAGTGTTTACCGGCCATTTGCTGCCGCAGCTGAAGTTCCCGCTGGATTTCGATTACATCCATGTCTCGCGCTATGACGACGAGACACGGGGCAGCACGATCAACTGGAAAGTCGTGCCGCGGGAAAATGTGAAAGGCAGAGTGGTACTGGTGGTGGACGATATTCTCGATGAAGGGCAGACCATGGCGGCGATACGCGAGCGCATCCTTGCCGCCGGCGCAAAGTCTTTTTACTGCGCCGTGCTGGTGGAAAAGGCAATCGGCAAGGACAAACCAATACGCGCGGATTTCGTGGGGGTCACCGTTCCCAATCGCTATGTCTTCGGCTGCGGCATGGATGCGTACGGTGCCTGGCGCAATTTGCCCGCGATCTATGCACTGAAGCAAAATGGCTAA
- a CDS encoding S-methyl-5'-thioinosine phosphorylase, with product MAKMGKSMLAIIGGTGLTKLANLETSHREIVRTPYGEPSCALTFGKLREHDVIFLARHGYGHTIPPHQVNYRANIWALHTLKVTHIVSVASVGGIRADLGPGTLAIPDQIIDYTHGRAHTFFEDLDKPVTHIDFTWPYCEKLRQRFIRAAEKAKQKVIVGGVYGATQGPRLETAAEIRRMEDDGADMVGMTGMPEAALARELGLCYATIAVVANHAAGKGDSAKAIQFENLEAVMQQSMDRVKIILENLVELDGG from the coding sequence ATGGCTAAAATGGGGAAAAGCATGCTGGCGATTATCGGCGGCACGGGGCTCACCAAGCTCGCCAACCTGGAAACGTCGCACCGCGAAATAGTACGCACGCCTTACGGCGAGCCTTCCTGCGCACTGACTTTCGGCAAGCTGCGTGAACATGACGTGATTTTCCTCGCGCGCCACGGCTACGGCCACACCATTCCGCCGCACCAGGTGAATTACCGCGCCAATATCTGGGCGCTGCATACGCTAAAAGTCACGCATATCGTATCGGTGGCCTCGGTGGGCGGGATACGCGCCGACCTCGGGCCGGGGACCCTTGCCATTCCCGATCAAATCATCGATTACACCCACGGGCGCGCGCATACTTTTTTTGAGGACCTGGACAAGCCGGTTACCCATATCGATTTCACCTGGCCGTACTGCGAGAAGCTGCGCCAACGCTTTATCCGTGCTGCGGAAAAAGCCAAACAGAAAGTAATCGTGGGCGGCGTGTACGGTGCAACCCAGGGGCCGCGACTGGAAACCGCGGCGGAAATCCGGCGCATGGAAGATGACGGCGCCGACATGGTGGGCATGACCGGAATGCCGGAAGCGGCTTTGGCCCGGGAACTTGGGCTGTGTTATGCGACCATAGCCGTAGTGGCCAACCACGCGGCCGGCAAGGGCGACAGCGCCAAGGCCATTCAATTTGAAAACCTGGAAGCGGTGATGCAGCAATCGATGGACCGCGTAAAGATTATTCTGGAAAACCTGGTCGAGCTCGATGGCGGTTAA
- the smc gene encoding chromosome segregation protein SMC yields MRLTQIKLAGFKSFVDPTHIPIPGQLVGIVGPNGCGKSNIIDAVRWVLGESQARHLRGETMQDVIFNGSGERAPVSRASVELIFDNSRGQAAGQWSTYTEISIKRVLTRNGESSYYINNTHVRRRDVTDIFLGTGLGPRAYAIIEQGMISRVIEARPEELRVFLEEVAGASKYRERRRETELRLKDTRENLLRVADVRQELEKQLQHLEEQARIAIQYRELQNQLLTSQNLLWLIKKQDAAASRNRVEKEVQKLGNELEADTARLREVENRLEQVRARHYSAGDAVHQAQGELYSANSEVSRLEQQIQHICENRQRIESQLASLHQQLEQLEDHKQSTRQTLTQLQSERVRLQQLIEEAERKAGAEARLLPEVEQAFRNCQERVLGLQRELAQAQQSAQIEETHRAHAQKMLQQLEIRRLRLVEERETLPKTDQTELQRLKLEPAQSAQVLKEKQQKLDSLQQRLPELEQKKEALNDNLQTREQALAGFMARLDTLKQLQMRLQTDGKLQPWLAKHHLEEVRRLWRELRIEPGWENALESVLRERLSALGLSKTTGLQDLLNDTPPVKLTVFVLPPQGVSVATVGGLKPLLNLVTFNNPGIRDLLEDWLHNVYCADDAPLKQRELLPPGALLVSREGHIFTRNSVSFHAADSEMHGVLARSREIEQLEVEAGNQRSLLEEQRATLEAVQQQWQSLQAETAALRSETEALQAQLHQAQIAALKFTQNAEQAQRRAEQIAAELEEIRPQLEHETQQQQTAGANLTSSRTQVAALQEHLHDANAEHGAAETRLNEQRERLNQSQQALHESRFLEKVNINRINEIHNSINVLDEQVCGLSETLERGNVEHRNLDETLYQEQLQRALQARQLKEQALAAARNTLEELTTGLQQTEEERLTTERQLEPLRNRIHEMQLKEQEARLNEEQYAEQLRAAAANEEQLAALLRKGMKAAALQVEIARLNEEITALGAVNLAALEELQRAKERKNYLDNQAKDLEEAVETLENAIRRIDRETRARLLETFEAVNRHLSEIFPMLFGGGQARLVLSGEEILDSGVQIIAQPPGKKTSSIHLLSGGEKALVALALVFSLFQLNPSPFCLLDEVDAPLDDTNTENFCNLVRKMSEQIQFLFISHNKITMEIAHQLIGITMPEQGVSRVVAVDIEEAMKLREEAVA; encoded by the coding sequence TTGCGCCTCACTCAGATCAAACTTGCCGGGTTCAAATCTTTTGTTGACCCGACCCATATCCCGATCCCGGGGCAGCTGGTAGGCATCGTCGGCCCCAACGGTTGCGGCAAATCCAATATCATCGACGCGGTACGTTGGGTCCTGGGAGAATCCCAGGCGCGGCATTTGCGCGGCGAAACCATGCAGGACGTGATTTTCAACGGCTCCGGCGAGCGCGCGCCGGTTTCCCGCGCCAGCGTCGAGCTGATTTTCGACAACAGTCGGGGCCAAGCGGCCGGCCAGTGGTCGACTTACACCGAGATTTCCATCAAGCGTGTGCTCACTCGTAACGGCGAATCCAGCTATTACATCAACAATACGCACGTGCGGCGCCGCGACGTGACCGATATTTTCCTTGGCACGGGTTTGGGCCCGCGCGCCTATGCCATTATCGAGCAAGGCATGATCTCGCGCGTCATCGAAGCCAGGCCCGAGGAGCTGAGGGTGTTCCTGGAAGAGGTGGCGGGCGCATCCAAATACCGCGAGCGGCGCAGGGAAACCGAATTGCGGCTTAAAGATACGCGGGAAAATCTGCTGCGCGTCGCCGATGTGCGGCAGGAGTTGGAAAAACAGTTGCAGCACCTGGAGGAGCAGGCGCGTATCGCCATCCAGTATCGCGAACTGCAAAACCAGCTACTTACTTCGCAAAATCTGCTGTGGCTGATCAAAAAACAGGATGCGGCGGCCAGCCGCAACCGCGTCGAGAAGGAAGTCCAGAAACTTGGCAACGAACTGGAAGCGGATACCGCGAGGCTGCGCGAAGTTGAGAACCGGTTGGAGCAGGTGCGCGCCCGGCATTATAGCGCGGGTGATGCGGTACACCAGGCGCAAGGCGAGCTTTACTCTGCCAATAGTGAAGTGTCAAGGCTCGAGCAGCAAATCCAGCATATCTGCGAGAACCGCCAGCGCATCGAATCCCAGCTTGCTTCGCTGCACCAGCAACTGGAGCAACTGGAAGACCACAAGCAATCGACCCGGCAAACCTTGACGCAACTGCAAAGCGAGCGGGTCCGGCTGCAGCAGCTGATCGAAGAGGCGGAGCGCAAAGCCGGCGCCGAGGCGCGACTGCTGCCCGAAGTGGAGCAGGCTTTCCGTAACTGCCAAGAGCGGGTTTTGGGATTGCAACGCGAGCTCGCCCAAGCACAACAGTCGGCGCAAATCGAGGAAACCCATCGCGCCCACGCGCAGAAAATGCTGCAGCAGCTCGAGATACGCCGGTTGCGTTTGGTTGAAGAGCGCGAAACGCTCCCCAAAACGGACCAAACCGAGTTGCAGCGCCTGAAGCTAGAACCAGCGCAGTCCGCACAAGTGCTCAAGGAGAAACAACAAAAACTGGACTCGCTGCAGCAGCGCCTGCCTGAATTAGAGCAAAAAAAGGAGGCGCTCAACGACAACCTGCAGACCCGTGAGCAGGCGCTGGCCGGCTTCATGGCCCGGCTCGATACCTTGAAGCAGTTACAGATGCGCCTGCAAACCGATGGCAAGCTGCAGCCCTGGCTCGCCAAACACCATCTCGAGGAAGTGCGCAGGCTGTGGCGGGAGCTGCGGATTGAACCAGGCTGGGAAAATGCGCTGGAAAGCGTGCTGCGCGAGCGGCTGAGCGCGCTGGGCTTGAGCAAAACCACCGGGCTTCAGGATTTGCTGAACGATACGCCGCCGGTGAAGCTCACCGTGTTTGTCTTGCCGCCGCAGGGCGTATCGGTTGCGACAGTGGGCGGCCTAAAGCCGCTTCTGAATCTGGTGACTTTCAATAATCCCGGCATCCGTGACTTACTCGAGGACTGGCTGCACAACGTTTATTGCGCGGATGATGCGCCGCTCAAACAGCGAGAGCTGTTGCCGCCGGGGGCGCTGCTGGTCAGCCGTGAAGGGCATATCTTTACCCGCAACAGCGTCTCGTTCCATGCAGCAGACTCGGAAATGCACGGCGTGCTTGCCCGCAGCCGTGAAATCGAGCAACTGGAGGTGGAAGCGGGAAACCAACGCTCGCTGCTGGAAGAACAACGCGCTACGCTGGAAGCCGTGCAACAGCAATGGCAATCCCTGCAAGCGGAAACGGCCGCATTAAGGAGCGAAACCGAAGCTTTGCAGGCTCAACTCCACCAAGCGCAAATCGCGGCGCTGAAATTCACCCAAAACGCCGAACAGGCGCAGCGCCGCGCGGAGCAGATTGCCGCCGAGCTCGAAGAAATCCGCCCGCAACTGGAGCATGAAACCCAGCAGCAGCAAACCGCCGGGGCCAATCTTACTTCCTCCCGCACTCAAGTTGCGGCGCTGCAAGAGCATTTGCACGATGCCAATGCAGAACATGGCGCCGCTGAAACCCGGTTAAATGAACAGCGCGAACGGCTCAATCAGTCCCAGCAGGCACTCCATGAATCAAGATTTTTAGAAAAGGTAAATATAAATAGAATCAATGAAATACATAATTCAATTAATGTATTAGATGAGCAAGTATGTGGCTTGAGCGAGACTCTGGAGCGGGGTAACGTGGAGCATAGGAATCTGGACGAAACCCTTTACCAAGAACAACTGCAAAGGGCTTTACAAGCAAGGCAGCTCAAGGAGCAAGCCTTGGCCGCGGCGCGCAACACGCTGGAAGAACTCACTACCGGCTTGCAACAGACCGAGGAAGAACGGCTTACCACCGAGCGCCAGCTCGAGCCACTGCGCAACCGAATCCATGAAATGCAGCTCAAAGAGCAGGAAGCGCGCCTGAATGAAGAGCAATACGCCGAGCAATTGCGCGCTGCCGCCGCCAACGAAGAACAATTGGCAGCGCTTTTGCGAAAAGGAATGAAGGCTGCTGCACTGCAGGTGGAAATCGCCCGCTTAAACGAGGAAATTACCGCACTGGGCGCGGTCAATCTCGCGGCACTGGAAGAACTGCAAAGAGCAAAAGAGCGCAAAAACTATCTCGACAACCAGGCCAAGGATCTGGAAGAAGCGGTGGAAACATTGGAAAACGCCATCCGCCGCATCGACCGCGAAACCCGCGCCCGCCTGCTGGAAACCTTTGAGGCGGTGAACCGCCATTTGAGTGAAATATTCCCGATGTTGTTTGGCGGCGGCCAGGCCAGGCTGGTGCTGAGCGGCGAGGAAATTCTCGACAGCGGGGTGCAAATTATCGCCCAGCCGCCAGGCAAGAAAACCAGTTCGATTCATCTGCTTTCTGGCGGCGAGAAAGCGCTGGTAGCCTTGGCCCTGGTGTTCTCGTTGTTCCAGCTTAATCCGTCGCCGTTTTGCCTCCTGGACGAGGTGGACGCACCGCTCGACGACACCAATACTGAAAATTTCTGCAACCTGGTCAGAAAAATGTCCGAACAGATTCAGTTTTTGTTCATCAGCCACAATAAAATCACCATGGAAATCGCGCACCAGCTCATCGGTATTACCATGCCCGAGCAGGGGGTGTCGCGGGTGGTGGCGGTGGACATCGAAGAAGCGATGAAACTGAGGGAAGAAGCCGTCGCATAG